One segment of Patescibacteria group bacterium DNA contains the following:
- the proS gene encoding proline--tRNA ligase has protein sequence MKQSKLFPKTLKNPPKDATSASHRLLVQGGYVDMLQAGVYTYLPLGWRVIQKIARIVREEMNAEDGQELLMPALQPKNIWEETGRWSGSLQEVMYQFKDGAGKELGLAATHEEVIYDLVRRFISSYKELPLAVYQIQNKFRAELRAKGGLMRGREFMMKDLYSFHLSEEDLNQYYQRQIEAYKRVYSRLGLQVKVVEASGGVFTKNFSHEFQVVSDAGEDKIIYCDGCDFAQNAEIATVKAGEKCPKCGLPVKEGKSVEVGNIFNFGDKYAKDMNGYINDESGKKLPILMASYGIGISRLVATIVELYHDDKGIVWPESSSPFSVHLLSLKADDQAAKVYDELIKAGIEVLYDDRDISAGQKFADSDLLGITWRLVVSEKTGEKVEIKKREGSEAELMAVEEIIKKLKK, from the coding sequence ATGAAACAGTCCAAGTTATTTCCTAAGACACTCAAAAATCCGCCTAAAGATGCGACTTCGGCCAGCCATAGATTGTTAGTGCAAGGAGGTTATGTTGATATGCTCCAAGCCGGAGTATACACATATTTGCCTCTTGGCTGGCGCGTGATTCAAAAGATTGCGCGGATTGTGCGGGAAGAAATGAACGCCGAAGACGGGCAAGAATTGCTCATGCCTGCTTTGCAACCCAAAAATATTTGGGAAGAGACTGGTCGCTGGAGCGGCAGCTTGCAAGAGGTGATGTATCAATTTAAAGATGGGGCCGGCAAGGAATTGGGGCTGGCCGCCACGCATGAAGAAGTTATTTATGATTTGGTGCGTCGTTTTATTTCTTCATATAAAGAATTGCCTTTGGCTGTTTATCAGATCCAGAACAAATTCCGTGCCGAACTCAGAGCGAAAGGCGGGTTGATGCGCGGTCGCGAATTCATGATGAAGGATTTATATAGCTTTCATTTAAGCGAGGAAGATTTGAATCAGTATTATCAGCGTCAAATTGAAGCTTACAAGCGAGTGTATAGCCGTTTGGGTTTACAGGTTAAGGTCGTAGAAGCTTCCGGCGGTGTTTTTACCAAGAATTTTTCTCATGAGTTTCAGGTGGTATCCGACGCTGGTGAAGATAAGATTATTTATTGCGACGGTTGTGACTTCGCGCAGAATGCGGAAATTGCGACAGTCAAAGCCGGTGAAAAATGCCCTAAGTGCGGCTTACCGGTCAAAGAGGGCAAGAGCGTAGAGGTGGGCAATATTTTTAATTTTGGCGATAAGTATGCCAAGGACATGAATGGTTATATCAACGACGAGTCGGGAAAGAAGTTGCCGATTCTAATGGCTTCTTATGGCATTGGAATCTCTCGATTGGTAGCGACGATAGTTGAGTTGTACCATGATGATAAAGGCATTGTTTGGCCGGAAAGCTCCTCGCCGTTTTCCGTTCATTTGCTGTCGCTTAAAGCTGATGATCAAGCCGCGAAGGTTTATGATGAATTAATCAAAGCCGGCATTGAAGTGCTATATGACGATCGCGATATTTCTGCCGGTCAGAAATTCGCTGATAGCGATTTACTGGGCATTACCTGGCGTTTAGTCGTGAGTGAAAAAACAGGGGAGAAGGTGGAAATCAAGAAGAGGGAAGGGTCTGAGGCGGAACTGATGGCAGTGGAAGAAATCATTAAGAAATTAAAAAAATAA